The following proteins are encoded in a genomic region of Dokdonia donghaensis DSW-1:
- a CDS encoding MlaD family protein yields the protein MSKEIKTAILVIAALLLLIFGYNYLKGNNLLDKSKILYAKYDNVEGLAPSSQVTINGLPVGRVLSIDFADSSGKLVVKFVVEKDFEFSNQSLARVYGGGLIGGKSLAIVPTYEKGQNAKTGDTLPGEMGEGIMELVNERLTPLQNQVEKVIGDTDSLLVNVNSVLDRDTRANLRDAIANFTTASKELKGISGSVNALLSENQVKLDRTIANLDKMSGNFATLSDSLSQIQMGTMVADLEKTIADFQEISNKLNSPEGTVGKLLNDEQLYLNLDRTANQMGDLLQDMKLNPKRYVHFSLFGKKPGAYTPPKDSLQ from the coding sequence ATGTCTAAAGAAATCAAAACCGCCATACTAGTAATTGCAGCATTGCTGTTACTTATTTTTGGCTACAATTATCTTAAAGGAAATAATCTACTAGATAAGAGTAAAATTCTCTACGCAAAATATGATAATGTAGAAGGTCTTGCACCTTCATCACAAGTGACTATTAATGGATTGCCAGTGGGTAGAGTACTATCTATAGACTTTGCAGATAGTTCTGGTAAGCTTGTGGTAAAGTTTGTGGTTGAGAAAGATTTTGAATTTTCAAACCAGAGTCTTGCTAGAGTCTACGGTGGAGGATTAATAGGAGGTAAGTCACTAGCGATAGTTCCTACCTATGAGAAGGGACAAAATGCAAAAACTGGAGATACATTGCCAGGTGAGATGGGTGAGGGTATTATGGAGCTGGTGAACGAGCGCCTTACGCCATTACAAAATCAAGTTGAGAAGGTAATAGGTGACACAGATTCTCTTCTAGTAAACGTAAATTCTGTACTAGATAGAGATACAAGAGCAAACTTAAGAGACGCGATTGCAAACTTTACAACAGCTTCTAAAGAGCTTAAAGGAATATCTGGCTCTGTAAATGCCTTATTATCAGAAAACCAAGTAAAATTAGACCGTACCATAGCAAATCTTGACAAAATGAGTGGTAATTTTGCAACATTATCAGATTCGTTGTCACAGATACAAATGGGGACAATGGTTGCAGATTTAGAAAAGACTATAGCAGATTTTCAAGAAATCTCTAATAAGTTAAATTCTCCAGAAGGAACCGTAGGTAAACTTTTGAATGATGAGCAACTTTACTTAAATTTGGATCGTACAGCAAATCAGATGGGGGACTTACTTCAGGATATGAAGCTCAACCCTAAGAGATATGTTCATTTTTCGCTTTTTGGTAAAAAACCGGGAGCGTATACTCCGCCTAAAGATTCGTTACAGTAG
- a CDS encoding (Fe-S)-binding protein, with protein MSETLKVPTMAEYLAQGKQPEVLFWVGCAGSFDDRAKKITKAFARILNKANVDFAVLGAEESCTGDPAKRAGNEFLFQMQAVTNIEVLNGYEVKKIVTACPHCFNTLKNEYPSLGGNYEVVHHTQFLKSLLDDGRLTVEGGKFKGKRITFHDPCYLGRANGVYEAPRELLRKLDVELVEMRKCKTNGLCCGAGGAQMFKEPEPGNKDVNIERTEQALEVKPDVIAAGCPFCNTMMTDGVKNKEKEGSIEVMDVAEMIASAEEL; from the coding sequence ATGAGTGAGACACTTAAAGTACCCACAATGGCCGAATATCTGGCGCAAGGAAAGCAGCCAGAAGTACTCTTTTGGGTAGGTTGTGCAGGGAGTTTTGATGACAGAGCAAAGAAAATTACAAAAGCATTTGCTCGTATATTAAATAAAGCAAACGTAGATTTTGCAGTTTTAGGCGCAGAAGAAAGTTGTACTGGAGATCCAGCAAAAAGAGCAGGAAATGAATTCTTGTTCCAGATGCAGGCAGTTACAAATATTGAAGTGCTTAATGGTTATGAAGTAAAAAAAATAGTAACGGCTTGCCCGCACTGTTTTAATACACTTAAAAACGAGTATCCATCACTAGGTGGAAACTATGAAGTGGTACACCATACACAGTTCTTAAAATCACTACTTGATGACGGTCGTCTTACAGTAGAGGGAGGTAAGTTTAAAGGAAAGCGTATCACCTTCCACGATCCTTGCTATTTAGGACGTGCAAATGGAGTCTATGAAGCACCTAGAGAATTACTACGCAAACTTGATGTAGAGCTTGTGGAAATGCGCAAGTGTAAAACTAATGGTTTATGTTGTGGAGCTGGTGGAGCACAAATGTTCAAAGAGCCAGAGCCAGGTAATAAAGATGTAAACATAGAGCGCACAGAGCAAGCACTAGAGGTGAAGCCAGACGTGATAGCAGCAGGATGTCCTTTTTGTAACACAATGATGACAGATGGTGTTAAGAATAAAGAAAAGGAAGGTAGCATCGAGGTAATGGATGTTGCAGAGATGATTGCTTCTGCAGAAGAATTGTAG
- a CDS encoding N-acetylmuramoyl-L-alanine amidase family protein, translated as MRKKDIFKIYLTIGLLVWSCLNGAFAKAQSPSTSKKFKVVLDAGHGGDDSGNRGNGYYEKNIALDIVLAVGAELEKQKDVEVIYTRKKDVFIPLATRADIANEANADLFISVHCNSHSSQAKGTETFVMGIDKNEKNMRIAKKENAVILLEDNYEERYAGFDPNKPETMIGLELMQEEYLDQSLNLASFIEKEFTSAVRRSSRGVKQGPFWVLHRSVMPSVLVETGFLTNNEEGRFLNSNAGRVKMAKAISTAVTNYKKAIQATESITVAADAPVVNEPVRVEKSKIYKDVTFKVQLAASKRKLETKSYNFKGLKNVSRIKDGRLYKYYYEATSDYTLARRFLQDAKVKGYKEAFIVPFDKSNNKLQLKQVLK; from the coding sequence ATGCGTAAAAAAGACATATTTAAGATTTATTTAACCATTGGGCTACTTGTGTGGAGTTGTCTTAATGGCGCTTTCGCGAAAGCGCAATCACCCTCAACCAGTAAGAAATTTAAGGTAGTACTTGATGCCGGTCACGGTGGTGACGATAGCGGAAACCGTGGAAATGGGTATTATGAAAAAAATATAGCCCTAGACATTGTACTCGCCGTAGGTGCCGAACTTGAAAAGCAAAAAGACGTAGAAGTTATCTATACTAGAAAGAAGGATGTCTTTATACCACTAGCAACCAGAGCAGATATTGCAAACGAGGCAAATGCAGATCTCTTTATTAGTGTACATTGTAACTCGCACTCTAGCCAGGCAAAGGGTACAGAGACGTTTGTTATGGGTATTGATAAGAATGAAAAAAATATGCGCATCGCCAAAAAGGAAAATGCGGTAATCCTTCTTGAAGATAATTACGAAGAGCGCTATGCTGGTTTTGACCCTAATAAACCAGAAACAATGATAGGCCTTGAGCTTATGCAAGAGGAGTATCTTGACCAGAGTTTAAACCTAGCGAGTTTTATAGAAAAAGAATTTACGAGTGCCGTGAGAAGAAGTAGTAGAGGTGTAAAGCAAGGACCTTTCTGGGTACTGCACAGGTCTGTAATGCCTAGTGTGCTTGTAGAGACTGGCTTTCTTACTAACAATGAAGAGGGAAGATTTTTAAATTCAAATGCTGGTAGAGTTAAGATGGCAAAGGCTATAAGTACCGCGGTGACTAATTATAAGAAGGCTATACAAGCGACAGAAAGTATTACCGTAGCGGCAGATGCACCTGTGGTTAATGAACCTGTGCGTGTTGAAAAATCTAAGATTTATAAAGATGTTACTTTTAAAGTACAGCTAGCGGCAAGTAAACGTAAACTTGAGACTAAATCTTACAATTTTAAGGGACTTAAGAATGTGAGCCGTATTAAAGATGGGAGACTTTATAAATATTATTATGAAGCAACCTCAGACTATACGCTGGCCAGAAGATTTTTACAAGATGCAAAAGTAAAGGGGTATAAGGAAGCTTTTATTGTACCTTTTGATAAAAGTAACAATAAGTTACAGCTTAAGCAAGTGTTAAAATAG
- a CDS encoding 4Fe-4S dicluster domain-containing protein: protein MQYIQNFIFLVALVLGVGFFVKNIKKLSRNINLGKDVDRSDNKPQRWKNMAKIALGQYKMVKRPVSGILHVVVYVGFIIINIEVLEIIIDGLFGTHRVFSFLGGLYDFLIGSFEILAFLVLVAVIIFWLRRNVIKIQRFLKPEMKGWPKADGNIILYFEVVLMGLFLTMNAADLQLQTMGAAHYASLDGSIMGSFPISSFIAPLFEGMSESALIIVERAAWWIHILGILVFLNYLYYSKHLHILLAFPNTWYAKLKPQGEFNNLQAVTDEVMLMMDPNADPFAAPPEGAEEAEVGKFGASDVTDLNWVQLMNSYSCTECGRCTSECPANQTGKKLSPRKIMMDTRDRLEEVGKNIDSNNGVFIPDNKQLLDDYITKEELWACTTCNACVEACPIGIDPLSIIVDMRRYMVMEESAAPTDLNNAMTNIENNGAPWPFNQLDRGNWINEV from the coding sequence ATGCAATACATTCAAAATTTTATTTTCCTTGTAGCCCTAGTTCTTGGGGTTGGTTTCTTTGTAAAAAACATTAAAAAGCTTTCCCGTAATATAAATCTGGGAAAAGATGTAGATCGTTCTGATAACAAGCCACAGCGCTGGAAGAATATGGCAAAGATTGCCTTAGGCCAGTACAAGATGGTAAAAAGACCAGTATCTGGTATTCTACACGTTGTTGTTTACGTAGGTTTTATCATCATAAACATAGAAGTGCTTGAGATCATAATAGATGGTCTTTTTGGTACACACAGAGTATTTAGTTTCTTAGGAGGGTTGTATGATTTTCTTATAGGTAGTTTTGAGATTCTTGCATTTTTAGTACTTGTAGCTGTTATCATTTTCTGGTTACGCCGTAATGTGATTAAAATACAGCGATTCTTAAAACCAGAGATGAAGGGATGGCCTAAGGCTGATGGTAATATCATACTATATTTTGAAGTAGTATTAATGGGGCTTTTCCTCACTATGAATGCTGCCGACTTACAATTACAAACTATGGGAGCTGCTCACTATGCATCTTTAGATGGTAGTATAATGGGTTCTTTCCCTATAAGTAGTTTTATAGCACCCCTTTTTGAAGGAATGTCTGAGAGTGCTCTTATTATCGTAGAGCGTGCCGCGTGGTGGATACACATCTTAGGAATATTAGTTTTCTTAAATTACCTATACTACTCAAAACACTTACACATCTTACTTGCATTTCCAAACACTTGGTATGCAAAGCTTAAACCACAAGGTGAGTTTAATAACCTACAAGCTGTTACAGATGAGGTAATGCTTATGATGGATCCTAATGCAGACCCATTTGCCGCACCACCAGAAGGAGCAGAAGAGGCAGAGGTAGGTAAATTTGGAGCTAGTGATGTAACAGATCTTAACTGGGTACAACTTATGAACTCTTACAGTTGTACAGAGTGTGGGCGTTGTACGAGTGAGTGCCCTGCAAACCAGACAGGTAAGAAATTGAGCCCTCGTAAGATTATGATGGATACCCGTGATCGTCTTGAGGAAGTTGGTAAAAATATAGATAGCAATAATGGCGTGTTTATACCAGATAACAAGCAGTTGCTAGATGATTATATCACAAAAGAGGAGCTTTGGGCTTGTACTACGTGTAATGCTTGTGTTGAGGCTTGTCCTATAGGTATTGATCCATTGAGTATCATTGTAGATATGAGACGTTATATGGTGATGGAAGAAAGTGCAGCACCTACAGATTTAAATAATGCAATGACTAACATAGAGAATAATGGTGCACCGTGGCCGTTTAATCAGTTAGACAGAGGTAACTGGATCAATGAGGTATAA